tgtgccaaaagaatctataaataaacaaaagcaagccaaagaaagaatgcacacaaggtgtttgagtaaatgcccaagaattctattactcttaagaattcaacatacaatggatgagttacaaatgagggggaggctctctatttatagttgaactccCCCAAAATcaacggtcaagatacatttacatcgacggaccaGATTAACAATATCCCATGATTTAAGGGATTTTTAAGATAtgccttatcaaatctaatctaatctaatctttacaagatatgattccctctatcttttaagattagttacccaaaatagcctaagttgtcatatcttcattatcgggtcacccaggcttcaatctgacatgCTTCTCTAACAATTCTtggaatcgggccagttctcgtaggcTAAATAATCCCCATCTAATCGATCGACCTCCATGAGGTgcatcttgtgccatggtcacgtGCTTTGAACTTTGGCTCGTGAcactagcacacgggcatgtgacttggctgtgtaacacaagtcagagagttacatgggtacagacacgggctgggacacggccgtgtgccctatttcgaatgcccacacggcctgaccacacaggCCTGTGTCCCCTACATggagattttgcgaaaaattctaagtacccagtttagtcccaacttgtttctaatgtatgttctGGGCCTCAAGgactcatataagggactttatgaataatttctgacatgaatgttaaatattatgaaatatctGTACTTAATTTGTAAATTCCAGAAATACTCTGTAATCATATTCtgacgacagatatgggttaagggtgttacaattatagCTATTTAGAAaggtaaaataaaagaatttatttaagcaaatataattttgtgaaaaattaataattatttatgaaataatcaaaaacatataaatagctctaaaaaaataaataaacgtaaattttatttttaaaaataattaattgtttaatCTTATAAATTAAGTACGTTTACAGTTTTAAATCAAACTCAACAACGAATTTTAAATCAATCTGATTAGTTGTTAATTTAGGTTAGactaagaaaataatataataagtttGATATATTGTGTATTGATTCTCCGAAGGAGTTACAACAATTTTGTACCTTAATTTAAGGAAGATTAGAAATCAAAAAACCCATTCTTTGCTTTGCAGTGAATGGGTAGATGGAGAGCAGCTGCTTCAATCCTCTTGAACCACTTAATCAAAACACCCTTCCCTTCTCCTAAATCCCTTTCACCCAAACCTCTTTCTTCTTCCAACCCACCTCTTCTTTTTCGATTCACGAGACATTTCTCCGCTCTGCCCTCTCCAGTTTCTGTTTATGCCACCGATTTCGATAATGGGTCTCCTGAATTTCCCCATCAAAATCTTGGGTTTGTTTCTcaaggaggagaagaagaagagaaacacGGCAAGATACCCGTAAAAGCTTATTTCCTTTGCACCAGGTTTGCTTCCTCCTCATATTCAATATTTCGTATTCGAAGCTTTGGGTGTTTATGGATagttctcaagataataccttttttttttaaaattggataGTTCAATGTTTCATTGCCCTTGCTTTTTGTACGTTGTggtatattattttcttttgttgttggtaggttggttttttttttctttttctcagaCTTATGGTTTTGGCAGTATCGATTTGAAGAGTATGCAAGCTGAGAATTTAAGCAACATTATACCTCCTTCTTCTCGTTCATCAAATTATATTGCCCTCAGACATTGTGATTTCCCTCCAGATATTACTGTAAGATGTTTTAGCATACTTCAGTTAAACCTGTTCATACGTTGTTATTTTTCCCACTGTTTAGCATTTTTGTTCAATGGAGATTTTGCTTGTAGTCGCTTTGAATTGTTAGATACATTAGTTCCTTAGACTGATCAGTTTTAAGGCTTCCCATGCTCACAACAGTATAGTATTTGGCATGCTCAATTTTGATATATTAGTGTCCAATACTTTATTAACAAAGCTGCATATGTCGTGCTGTTCATTAAGAATGTTATGAGTTGAGTAACATGTTAGGTTTTTGTGGGGAATCTGCCAAGTTCAAAAATAGAGGCTTTTCATATTGTTTGATTAAACAATATCTTTTCTTCCATTGGCTTTAGGGACTTGGAATGAAAAACAAAGCCAGCTGCTTTAGATATATGGTTGTTTTTCAGTACGGATCTGCTGTCTTGTTTAACATTGAGGACCATGAAGTTGAGAGTCACCTTGAAATGGTTCGAAGACATGCTTCTGGATTGCTTACAGAAATGAGGAGAGATGGTAagttcctttattatttattgtcTTTCCTTTTGTTTCGGGGTACACATAATCTCTCCTATAtatcatgaactaattttctcttttttatgtGACCTTTTTGCATTAGATTATACTGTAAAAGAGCAGCCACTGATGACAAGGGATATGCAAGGAGGACCTGACTACATTGTTCTCAAAACTTTGGATACTGATAGTATCCGCATTATTGGAAGTGTTCTTGGTCAAAGCATTGCATTGGATTATTTTGTTTCGCAGGTACTTCAATTAATTTCCATGGAATCATAAATAGTCTAAACATTTAGCTTATTACGAGAAAAGGTGTTCACTTAGATTTTGACAACCATAC
The sequence above is drawn from the Gossypium hirsutum isolate 1008001.06 chromosome A05, Gossypium_hirsutum_v2.1, whole genome shotgun sequence genome and encodes:
- the LOC107960331 gene encoding protein RETARDED ROOT GROWTH, mitochondrial isoform X1, with protein sequence MGRWRAAASILLNHLIKTPFPSPKSLSPKPLSSSNPPLLFRFTRHFSALPSPVSVYATDFDNGSPEFPHQNLGFVSQGGEEEEKHGKIPVKAYFLCTSIDLKSMQAENLSNIIPPSSRSSNYIALRHCDFPPDITGLGMKNKASCFRYMVVFQYGSAVLFNIEDHEVESHLEMVRRHASGLLTEMRRDDYTVKEQPLMTRDMQGGPDYIVLKTLDTDSIRIIGSVLGQSIALDYFVSQGLNMVSLNLSQVDGMVEGFADINRAMEKTGTFTMDRTELIKLVGKANSNLADVILKVGLFERSEIAWREAKYAQIFEYLREEYEVTQRFGNLDFKLKFVEHNIRFLQEVIQNRRSDLLEWCIIFLLTIENVIAIYEIVRESSGVSL
- the LOC107960331 gene encoding protein RETARDED ROOT GROWTH, mitochondrial isoform X2 yields the protein MGRWRAAASILLNHLIKTPFPSPKSLSPKPLSSSNPPLLFRFTRHFSALPSPVSVYATDFDNGSPEFPHQNLGFVSQGGEEEEKHGKIPVKAYFLCTSIDLKSMQAENLSNIIPPSSRSSNYIALRHCDFPPDITGLGMKNKASCFRYMVVFQYGSAVLFNIEDHEVESHLEMVRRHASGLLTEMRRDDYTVKEQPLMTRDMQGGPDYIVLKTLDTDSIRIIGSVLGQSIALDYFVSQVDGMVEGFADINRAMEKTGTFTMDRTELIKLVGKANSNLADVILKVGLFERSEIAWREAKYAQIFEYLREEYEVTQRFGNLDFKLKFVEHNIRFLQEVIQNRRSDLLEWCIIFLLTIENVIAIYEIVRESSGVSL
- the LOC107960331 gene encoding protein RETARDED ROOT GROWTH, mitochondrial isoform X3 — protein: MGRWRAAASILLNHLIKTPFPSPKSLSPKPLSSSNPPLLFRFTRHFSALPSPVSVYATDFDNGSPEFPHQNLGFVSQGGEEEEKHGKIPVKAYFLCTSIDLKSMQAENLSNIIPPSSRSSNYIALRHCDFPPDITGLGMKNKASCFRYMVVFQYGSAVLFNIEDHEVESHLEMVRRHASGLLTEMRRDDYTVKEQPLMTRDMQGGPDYIVLKTLDTDSIRIIGSVLGQSIALDYFVSQGLNMVSLNLSQVDGMVEGFADINRAMEKTGTFTMDRTELIKLVGKANSNLADVILKVGLFERSEVWSASLICEISLPWLGKHQCLSLPHVTS
- the LOC107960331 gene encoding protein RETARDED ROOT GROWTH, mitochondrial isoform X4; this translates as MGRWRAAASILLNHLIKTPFPSPKSLSPKPLSSSNPPLLFRFTRHFSALPSPVSVYATDFDNGSPEFPHQNLGFVSQGGEEEEKHGKIPVKAYFLCTSIDLKSMQAENLSNIIPPSSRSSNYIALRHCDFPPDITGLGMKNKASCFRYMVVFQYGSAVLFNIEDHEVESHLEMVRRHASGLLTEMRRDDYTVKEQPLMTRDMQGGPDYIVLKTLDTDSIRIIGSVLGQSIALDYFVSQVDGMVEGFADINRAMEKTGTFTMDRTELIKLVGKANSNLADVILKVGLFERSEVWSASLICEISLPWLGKHQCLSLPHVTS